One genomic region from Clostridium saccharobutylicum DSM 13864 encodes:
- a CDS encoding ABC transporter ATP-binding protein: MGNILNVENIEKYYGNKENVTKAIDNISFKVEKGEFVGIMGPSGSGKTTLLNCISTIDNVTTGAIIIDGDDITRLKSKKLERFRRDKLGFIFQDFNLLDTLTAYENIALALTIAGKKGTEVDELVKKSAENLDISSVLNKYPYQMSGGQKQRVAAARAIVNNPKLILADEPTGALDSKAAKLLLNSIEKLNKELESTILMVTHDAFTASYAHRILFIKDGKIFNELIRGNDSRKEFFNKIIDVVTLLGGDSKDVF; this comes from the coding sequence ATGGGAAATATATTAAACGTAGAAAATATAGAAAAATATTATGGAAACAAGGAAAATGTAACTAAAGCAATTGATAATATAAGTTTTAAAGTTGAAAAAGGTGAATTTGTTGGTATTATGGGACCTTCGGGAAGTGGAAAGACTACTCTTTTGAATTGCATATCTACTATAGATAATGTAACAACAGGAGCTATTATAATTGATGGTGATGACATCACAAGATTAAAGAGTAAAAAACTTGAGAGGTTTAGAAGGGATAAGCTTGGATTTATATTTCAGGATTTTAATTTATTAGATACGCTAACAGCTTATGAGAATATTGCTTTAGCTTTGACTATAGCAGGGAAAAAAGGGACTGAAGTAGACGAGTTGGTTAAAAAATCTGCTGAGAATTTAGACATATCAAGTGTTTTGAATAAATATCCATATCAGATGTCTGGAGGACAAAAACAAAGAGTAGCAGCAGCAAGAGCAATTGTAAATAACCCTAAACTTATTTTAGCAGATGAACCAACAGGAGCACTTGATTCTAAAGCCGCTAAACTACTTTTAAATTCAATTGAAAAATTAAATAAAGAACTAGAATCAACTATATTAATGGTAACTCATGATGCATTTACTGCAAGCTATGCCCATAGAATTTTGTTTATAAAGGATGGAAAAATATTTAATGAACTTATTAGAGGAAATGATTCTAGAAAGGAATTCTTTAATAAGATAATAGATGTTGTTACTCTTCTTGGAGGTGACTCTAAAGATGTATTTTAA
- a CDS encoding sensor histidine kinase, with the protein MKIKEYFFSKLPYIIINLIIYLLFLVFMSIAGMSSIILLSIFIIWFFPLIIYIIMDFIVKKRFYDDICGIINELDKKYLLPEVIKSPNYYEGKIIYEVLRECNRNMHEHVNFYKNLQKEYREYIEAWVHEIKTPISSSKLIIENSESREKNSVGDELRKIEEYINQALYYSRSTDVNNDYIVKEFEIKEVIKEVIRNNRRDFINKKISVDIEQVLGKAITDIKWIKFIVNQIIINSIKYCKDRNALLKVYTNEGKDNVILTIEDNGIGIPINDVGRVFDKGFTGENGRVYGKSTGIGLYLCKKLCEKLGIGISLYSVEGEGTKVNIIFPIGKFTSFK; encoded by the coding sequence ATGAAAATAAAAGAATACTTTTTTTCAAAATTACCTTATATAATAATTAATTTGATAATATATCTTTTATTTTTAGTTTTTATGAGCATAGCTGGAATGTCTTCTATAATATTGTTAAGTATTTTTATTATTTGGTTTTTTCCTTTAATAATTTATATTATAATGGATTTTATTGTGAAGAAAAGATTTTATGATGATATATGTGGAATTATTAATGAATTAGATAAAAAGTACTTATTGCCTGAGGTCATAAAATCACCTAATTATTATGAGGGGAAGATTATTTATGAAGTATTACGTGAATGTAATAGAAATATGCATGAACATGTTAATTTTTATAAAAATCTTCAAAAGGAATATAGAGAATATATTGAGGCATGGGTTCACGAAATAAAGACTCCTATATCATCTTCAAAGCTGATTATAGAAAACAGTGAAAGCAGAGAAAAAAACTCAGTAGGAGATGAACTTAGAAAAATTGAAGAATATATAAATCAAGCACTTTATTATTCTAGAAGTACAGATGTTAACAATGATTATATAGTGAAAGAATTTGAAATAAAAGAAGTTATTAAAGAAGTTATTAGAAATAATAGACGTGATTTTATAAATAAGAAGATTTCTGTTGATATTGAACAAGTTTTAGGAAAAGCAATAACAGATATTAAGTGGATAAAGTTTATTGTAAATCAGATAATTATAAATTCAATAAAATATTGTAAAGATAGAAATGCATTGTTAAAAGTGTATACAAACGAAGGAAAGGACAATGTAATATTAACTATTGAAGATAATGGAATTGGCATACCTATAAATGATGTTGGTAGAGTTTTTGATAAAGGATTTACAGGAGAAAATGGAAGAGTATATGGGAAGTCTACAGGCATAGGACTTTATCTATGTAAAAAGCTTTGCGAAAAATTAGGGATTGGAATATCATTATATTCTGTAGAGGGTGAAGGCACTAAGGTTAATATAATCTTTCCCATAGGGAAATTTACGAGTTTTAAGTAA
- a CDS encoding response regulator transcription factor, with protein MAKIMIIEDNENIKKELIEFLVRYGYEAYAPTNFENIVEIAVKDEPDLILLDINLPYYDGYYICREIRKDKDIPIIIVTSRDSEMDEIMSMNLGADDFVTKPYNTQILLARISAVLRRTCGNNACYEIIEHKGLKLNVTNASISFNGKEIELTKNELKILLCLMKNKGCIVSREDLMDYLWNSDLYIDDNTLSVNVTRLRKKLQEIGFKDGIETKRGLGYILL; from the coding sequence ATGGCTAAAATTATGATAATAGAAGATAATGAAAATATTAAAAAAGAACTTATAGAATTTCTCGTTCGTTATGGTTATGAAGCTTATGCACCAACTAATTTTGAAAATATAGTAGAAATAGCAGTAAAGGATGAACCGGATTTAATTTTGCTTGATATAAATCTTCCTTATTATGATGGGTATTATATATGTAGAGAAATTAGAAAAGATAAGGACATACCTATAATAATAGTAACAAGTAGAGATAGTGAAATGGATGAAATTATGAGTATGAATTTAGGTGCAGATGATTTTGTAACTAAACCATATAATACTCAAATATTACTCGCAAGAATATCAGCTGTTTTGAGGAGAACTTGTGGGAATAATGCGTGTTATGAGATTATTGAACATAAGGGATTAAAACTTAATGTTACTAATGCAAGTATAAGTTTTAATGGAAAAGAAATTGAACTTACAAAAAATGAACTTAAAATATTACTTTGCCTTATGAAAAATAAGGGATGCATAGTTAGCAGGGAAGATTTGATGGATTATTTGTGGAATTCCGATCTGTATATTGATGATAATACATTATCGGTTAATGTCACAAGACTTAGAAAGAAATTACAAGAGATTGGTTTTAAAGATGGAATAGAAACTAAGAGAGGACTTGGGTACATATTATTATGA
- a CDS encoding methyl-accepting chemotaxis protein, giving the protein MKISTILRHMIGILIIILFISNVILLNSIDVMQGDGKVINYAGTVRGGTQRLVKLELSNKQSDKLVEKLDSIVNGLINGDETLGLPKATDEKFINKMNQVQTKWNNLKDNIYAFRNGKSTEDLLSQSEEYFNLTDEATLIAEEVSNNKVNKLKNIQIALLTIDILILIGFGVVISRKISKPLKNLINQLEKGNMEEKLGDNLLTRKDEIGVLSRTLDTAMESLKEAIVKEKEASNNVKNFSKVLNNNIQVSSKNVDEIKIIMDKMIKDVQIQLECIDKGVSSSSYLEDLIKNQQEVLDRLNIGEKQVSRLNEDGKDMMDALLEKTTQLIQLSKQIEGSVQQNKNSTEKVLSASEMIKSIAEQTNLLALNASIEAARAGESGKGFAVVAEEIRKLAENTNTFVNQIDQSISNLADTTDETGYKIGSVLEKIDEQKLVVEETHKKFINISEAVENIKSIGLEFDKVRKQMEIQKTDIISVIEDIHNSSEGCTNGLKDLENSIEIQNETTLRLEEEGEHLVNLVGAINC; this is encoded by the coding sequence ATGAAAATAAGTACGATTTTAAGACATATGATAGGAATTTTAATTATAATATTATTTATAAGTAATGTAATATTATTAAATTCTATAGATGTTATGCAAGGAGATGGAAAAGTTATTAATTATGCTGGAACTGTAAGGGGAGGCACACAAAGGTTAGTTAAGCTTGAATTATCTAATAAGCAATCAGATAAATTGGTAGAAAAATTAGATAGTATAGTTAATGGACTTATAAATGGAGATGAAACTTTAGGATTACCTAAAGCAACAGATGAAAAATTTATAAATAAAATGAATCAGGTACAAACAAAATGGAATAACCTGAAAGATAATATTTATGCTTTTAGAAATGGAAAATCTACTGAAGATTTATTATCACAAAGCGAGGAATATTTTAATTTAACAGATGAAGCTACTTTAATTGCTGAGGAAGTTTCAAATAATAAAGTAAATAAACTAAAAAATATACAAATAGCGTTACTAACTATCGATATACTAATATTAATTGGATTTGGAGTTGTTATAAGTAGAAAAATTTCAAAGCCACTTAAAAATTTAATTAATCAACTCGAAAAAGGAAATATGGAAGAAAAATTAGGGGACAATCTGTTAACTAGAAAAGACGAAATTGGTGTATTGTCAAGAACATTAGATACAGCTATGGAGAGTTTAAAAGAAGCTATTGTTAAAGAAAAAGAAGCGTCAAATAATGTTAAGAATTTCTCAAAAGTATTAAATAATAATATACAAGTATCTTCTAAAAATGTAGATGAAATTAAGATAATAATGGACAAGATGATTAAAGATGTACAAATACAATTAGAATGTATAGACAAGGGGGTATCAAGCAGTAGTTATTTAGAAGACTTAATAAAAAATCAACAAGAAGTTCTAGATAGGCTTAATATTGGAGAAAAGCAAGTGTCAAGACTTAATGAAGATGGTAAGGATATGATGGATGCGCTTCTGGAGAAGACTACTCAATTGATACAACTTTCAAAGCAAATAGAAGGCTCAGTGCAGCAAAATAAGAATAGTACAGAAAAAGTACTTTCAGCTAGTGAAATGATTAAGAGCATTGCGGAGCAAACAAATTTATTAGCACTTAATGCTAGTATAGAAGCTGCCAGAGCTGGAGAAAGCGGAAAGGGATTTGCTGTTGTTGCTGAAGAGATTAGAAAACTTGCAGAAAATACTAACACATTTGTAAATCAAATTGACCAATCAATTAGTAACTTAGCAGATACTACAGATGAAACAGGTTATAAGATAGGAAGTGTTTTAGAAAAAATAGATGAACAAAAATTAGTAGTGGAGGAAACACATAAAAAGTTTATAAATATATCGGAAGCTGTTGAGAATATAAAATCTATAGGTTTAGAGTTTGATAAAGTGAGAAAACAGATGGAGATACAAAAAACTGATATTATAAGTGTAATAGAAGATATACATAACTCATCTGAAGGTTGCACAAATGGCTTGAAGGATCTAGAGAATTCGATTGAAATACAAAATGAAACTACTTTAAGATTAGAAGAAGAAGGAGAGCATCTAGTTAATTTAGTAGGAGCAATAAATTGTTAG
- a CDS encoding sulfate adenylyltransferase subunit 1, protein MKSLLKFITCGSVDDGKSTLIGHILYDSKLLYADQEKALELDSKVGSRGGAIDYSLLLDGLMAEREQGITIDVAYRYFTTDNRSFIVADTPGHEEYTRNMAVGASFAELAIILLDAKQGVLVQTRRHARICSLMGVKHFVFAVNKMDLVGYSQERFLEIQEQIKELEKELSLENVYIIPVSATEGDNVTKKSENTPWYSGEALLPYLENVEIDSKSEEGFYMPVQRVCRPNHTFRGFQGEIEAGSIAVGDEITTLPSNEKALVKSIHITDKESQIAGKGQAVTIQLNKEVDVSRGCVLTKGANIVTSKSVSAKILWMDDSELTAGKEYFVKVGTKMLTGVVTDVRYKIDVNTGKHLPTGYLTKNEIAACDILLSEKIVVDKFDEHKTLGELILIDRITNMTSACGVIEDVHNSDGKNEKFAFEYNELKARGDIFEEFYYDTETLSIFKYKPQEQTYTVGDKLPTKGESFEYPENFDLLVLRDWVAIEVRDKKITSIKSIYDYKYQEVSVINGRGFEVKVNSNEEVTKFLNEYKEINEKSQGDFFNKWVKFETYRKVVFHSTN, encoded by the coding sequence ATGAAGAGCTTATTAAAGTTTATAACATGTGGTAGCGTAGATGACGGAAAATCTACACTTATTGGGCATATTTTATATGATTCAAAGCTTTTATATGCAGATCAAGAAAAAGCTTTGGAATTAGATAGTAAAGTTGGAAGCAGAGGCGGAGCTATAGACTATTCTTTATTATTAGATGGTTTAATGGCTGAGCGTGAACAAGGGATTACAATAGACGTTGCATATCGTTATTTTACAACTGATAATAGAAGTTTTATTGTAGCAGATACTCCAGGACATGAAGAATATACTAGAAACATGGCGGTAGGTGCATCATTTGCAGAACTTGCTATTATATTGTTAGATGCCAAGCAAGGTGTACTAGTTCAAACAAGAAGACATGCAAGAATTTGTTCATTAATGGGTGTAAAACATTTTGTATTTGCAGTTAATAAAATGGATTTAGTAGGATATAGTCAAGAAAGATTTCTAGAAATTCAGGAACAAATTAAAGAATTAGAAAAAGAACTTTCGTTAGAAAATGTTTATATAATTCCAGTATCAGCTACAGAAGGAGATAATGTTACAAAGAAGTCAGAAAATACTCCATGGTATAGTGGGGAGGCTCTTTTACCATATCTAGAAAATGTAGAAATTGATAGTAAGTCAGAAGAGGGATTCTATATGCCAGTTCAAAGAGTATGTAGACCAAATCATACTTTTAGAGGATTTCAAGGAGAGATTGAAGCTGGAAGTATTGCTGTAGGAGATGAAATTACAACGCTTCCTAGTAATGAGAAAGCATTAGTAAAAAGTATTCATATTACAGATAAGGAATCACAAATTGCAGGAAAAGGACAGGCAGTCACAATACAGCTTAATAAAGAAGTTGATGTATCAAGAGGCTGTGTACTTACAAAAGGAGCAAACATTGTAACAAGTAAATCAGTTAGTGCAAAAATCCTTTGGATGGATGATTCAGAATTAACAGCAGGAAAAGAGTACTTTGTAAAAGTTGGTACTAAGATGTTAACTGGTGTTGTTACAGATGTGAGATATAAAATTGATGTAAACACAGGAAAACATTTGCCTACTGGATATTTAACAAAAAATGAGATAGCAGCATGCGATATTTTACTTTCTGAAAAGATAGTTGTTGATAAATTCGATGAGCATAAAACATTAGGAGAACTTATTTTAATAGATCGTATTACTAATATGACATCAGCTTGCGGAGTTATTGAAGATGTTCATAATAGTGATGGTAAAAATGAAAAATTTGCTTTTGAGTATAATGAATTAAAAGCAAGAGGAGATATTTTTGAAGAATTCTATTATGATACAGAAACATTGTCTATATTCAAATATAAACCACAAGAGCAAACTTATACTGTAGGTGATAAGCTTCCAACAAAAGGCGAAAGCTTTGAATATCCAGAGAATTTTGATTTATTAGTTCTTCGTGACTGGGTGGCAATTGAAGTTCGTGATAAGAAAATTACTAGTATTAAATCTATTTATGACTATAAGTATCAAGAAGTTTCAGTTATTAATGGTAGAGGATTTGAAGTGAAGGTAAATTCTAATGAGGAAGTTACGAAATTTTTAAATGAATATAAGGAAATTAATGAAAAATCCCAAGGTGATTTCTTTAACAAATGGGTTAAGTTTGAAACTTATAGAAAAGTAGTGTTTCATAGTACCAATTAG
- the cysD gene encoding sulfate adenylyltransferase subunit CysD has product MSELSHLDKLEAEAIYIIREVAAECEKPVMLYSIGKDSSVMLHLAMKAFYPEKPPFPFMHIDTTWKFKEMIEFRDKTAKKLGIEMIVHSNEDGIKQGINPFDHGSAYTDIMKTQALKQGLTKYGFTAAFGGGRRDEEKSRAKERIFSFRNEAQAWDPKNQRPEMWKLYNTKINKGESMRVFPISNWTENDIWQYIKRENIDIVPLYFAKERPCISRDGNIIMVDDDRLKLLPGEKIEYKKIRFRTLGCYPLTGGFESDAVTLDAIIDETLSAVSSERTTRVIDSEAAGSMERRKREGYF; this is encoded by the coding sequence ATGAGTGAATTATCACATCTTGATAAATTAGAAGCAGAAGCAATTTATATTATTAGAGAAGTAGCTGCAGAATGTGAAAAACCAGTAATGTTATATTCTATTGGTAAAGACAGTTCGGTTATGCTACATCTTGCAATGAAAGCATTTTATCCTGAAAAGCCACCATTTCCTTTCATGCATATAGATACAACATGGAAGTTTAAAGAAATGATCGAATTTCGTGATAAAACAGCAAAAAAATTAGGAATAGAAATGATTGTCCATTCAAATGAGGATGGTATAAAGCAAGGAATTAATCCTTTTGATCATGGTTCAGCGTATACTGACATTATGAAGACACAAGCCTTAAAACAAGGATTAACTAAATATGGTTTTACAGCAGCTTTTGGCGGTGGACGTCGTGATGAAGAAAAATCTCGTGCTAAGGAAAGAATTTTTTCGTTTAGAAATGAAGCACAAGCATGGGATCCTAAAAATCAAAGACCAGAAATGTGGAAACTTTATAATACAAAAATTAATAAAGGTGAAAGTATGAGAGTTTTCCCAATTTCAAATTGGACTGAAAATGATATTTGGCAGTATATAAAGCGTGAAAATATTGATATTGTTCCTTTATATTTTGCAAAAGAAAGACCTTGTATTTCTCGTGATGGCAATATTATTATGGTGGATGATGATAGATTGAAGTTATTACCAGGTGAGAAAATTGAGTATAAAAAAATACGATTTAGAACACTTGGATGCTATCCATTAACAGGTGGTTTTGAATCAGATGCAGTTACTCTAGATGCGATTATTGATGAAACTCTTAGTGCTGTATCATCTGAAAGAACAACCAGAGTTATTGATAGTGAAGCAGCAGGCAGTATGGAAAGAAGAAAGAGAGAGGGGTATTTCTAA
- a CDS encoding 4Fe-4S dicluster domain-containing protein, with amino-acid sequence MSIAINKDKCIGCKKCLSVCPGSLIKSSEDGKVYIKYPKDCWGCSSCIKECPKRAISLYLGADIGGRGSRLTVKLEKDIVHWNIEESDGTEHSIDINRKDSNKY; translated from the coding sequence ATGAGCATAGCAATTAATAAGGATAAATGTATTGGATGCAAAAAATGTTTATCTGTATGTCCAGGAAGTCTTATAAAATCAAGTGAAGATGGAAAAGTTTATATAAAGTATCCGAAGGATTGTTGGGGCTGCAGCTCTTGTATAAAAGAATGTCCTAAAAGAGCAATTTCATTATATTTAGGAGCAGATATTGGAGGAAGAGGAAGTAGACTAACAGTTAAATTGGAAAAGGATATTGTTCATTGGAACATTGAAGAAAGTGATGGAACTGAGCATTCAATTGATATAAATCGTAAAGATTCAAATAAGTATTAG
- a CDS encoding adenylyl-sulfate reductase subunit alpha: protein MSKNVQVKQLETDILIIGGGTAGCYAAITIREKSDASVLILEKANIKRSGCLAAGVNAINAYIVKGRTPEDYVDYAKKDADNIVREDLLLTMSQGLNKATKKLEDLGLVILKDENGEYVARGNRNIKINGENIKPILADAVKNLQDVTVMNQVNVIDYIVKDNHILGAFAIDVEEEVLYEIRAKKVICATGGASGLYKPNNPGFSRHKMWYPPFNTGAGYAMGIKAGAEMTTFEMRFIALRCKDTIAPTGTIAQGVGAKQVNSKGEVYETKYGLTTSERVYGTVKENQEGRGPCYLRTEGISSAQDEELKKAYLNMAPSQTLKWIESGKNPSEQNVEIEGTEPYIVGGHTASGYWVDTKRETTVKGLFAAGDVAGGCPQKYVTGALVEGEIAAKAAVESINTDEKNYIKLLKSEEDLLVKNKKEEVEKVLNFENQLFSVEQLEEAMQKVMDTYAGGIGTNYQFNEKQLELAAEKIEQIEKLSECLHAEDMHELMFVYELKERLTVCKSVIAHLKARKETRWHSFAENLDYPDKSNEWLKYVNSKLVDGKLTILYRDLVKRGEVYEHSN, encoded by the coding sequence ATGAGCAAGAACGTTCAAGTAAAACAATTAGAAACAGATATATTAATTATTGGAGGAGGGACTGCTGGATGCTATGCAGCTATAACTATACGGGAAAAATCTGATGCATCCGTACTTATCCTTGAAAAGGCTAATATAAAAAGAAGTGGATGTTTAGCAGCAGGAGTAAATGCAATTAACGCATATATAGTTAAAGGAAGAACTCCTGAGGACTATGTGGATTATGCAAAAAAGGATGCAGATAATATAGTACGTGAAGATTTATTGCTTACAATGTCACAAGGTTTAAATAAAGCAACAAAAAAACTAGAGGATTTAGGTCTTGTAATTTTAAAAGATGAAAATGGTGAATATGTAGCTAGAGGAAATAGAAATATAAAAATTAATGGTGAAAATATTAAACCTATCTTAGCAGATGCAGTAAAGAATCTTCAAGATGTTACAGTTATGAATCAAGTTAATGTTATTGATTATATTGTAAAAGATAATCATATACTTGGAGCATTTGCAATTGATGTGGAAGAAGAAGTTTTATATGAAATAAGAGCAAAAAAAGTAATATGTGCGACTGGTGGAGCATCAGGTTTGTATAAGCCTAACAATCCAGGATTTTCAAGGCATAAGATGTGGTATCCTCCTTTTAATACTGGAGCAGGATATGCTATGGGAATAAAAGCAGGAGCTGAAATGACAACTTTTGAAATGAGATTCATTGCTTTAAGATGCAAAGATACGATAGCACCTACAGGTACAATTGCACAAGGGGTAGGAGCAAAGCAAGTTAATTCAAAAGGCGAAGTATATGAAACAAAATATGGATTAACTACTTCAGAAAGAGTTTATGGGACAGTAAAAGAAAATCAAGAAGGTAGAGGACCTTGTTATTTGAGAACAGAAGGTATTAGTTCTGCTCAAGATGAGGAGCTTAAAAAAGCGTATTTAAATATGGCGCCTAGTCAGACCTTAAAGTGGATAGAAAGTGGTAAAAATCCAAGTGAACAAAATGTAGAGATTGAGGGAACAGAACCATATATAGTAGGAGGACATACTGCTAGCGGATATTGGGTTGATACTAAGAGGGAAACAACAGTAAAAGGTCTTTTTGCAGCTGGTGATGTTGCAGGTGGGTGTCCACAAAAATATGTTACAGGTGCATTAGTAGAAGGTGAAATTGCAGCAAAAGCAGCAGTAGAATCAATAAATACTGATGAAAAAAATTATATTAAGTTATTAAAATCGGAAGAAGATTTACTTGTAAAGAACAAGAAAGAAGAAGTTGAAAAAGTGTTGAATTTTGAAAATCAACTGTTCAGCGTAGAGCAGCTAGAGGAAGCCATGCAAAAAGTGATGGATACCTATGCAGGTGGAATTGGAACTAATTATCAGTTTAATGAAAAACAATTGGAATTAGCAGCTGAGAAAATTGAACAAATTGAGAAATTGAGTGAATGTCTTCATGCAGAAGATATGCATGAATTGATGTTTGTATATGAATTAAAAGAGAGACTTACAGTTTGTAAATCTGTTATTGCTCATTTAAAGGCTAGAAAAGAAACTAGATGGCATAGTTTTGCAGAAAATCTGGATTATCCAGATAAAAGCAATGAATGGCTTAAATATGTTAATTCAAAGCTTGTGGATGGAAAACTTACAATTTTATATAGAGATTTAGTTAAAAGAGGTGAAGTTTATGAGCATAGCAATTAA
- a CDS encoding sulfate/molybdate ABC transporter ATP-binding protein, with amino-acid sequence MYVELKNISKNYGDFKASDNINFTIEQGKLIGLLGPSGSGKTTILRMIAGLETPDKGKIIINGVKVNDVKPGKRGIGFVFQSYALFRHMTVYDNIAFGLSIQKVDKKIIKNRVNELIELIGLKGLEKRYPGQLSGGQRQRVAFARALAPNPKLLLLDEPFAAIDAKVRKELRRWLKETISKLGITSIFVTHDQDEAVEVADEIIITNKGRIEQKGSPVEIYKNPKTPFVAQFIGESNLIEDYTKFKGFEVEEKLSETKAIIRPEFIEIAKDDTEILTPLAAEKGIVKSISFGGNNIQIDVQVGNEIFNGYRSLEQEELKVGQEVLVLIHRVYTFNEKQAKVVENRIKSEQVSVVI; translated from the coding sequence ATGTATGTTGAGCTAAAGAATATTAGTAAAAACTATGGAGATTTTAAAGCGTCAGATAATATTAATTTTACAATAGAGCAAGGAAAACTAATTGGACTTTTAGGACCAAGTGGAAGTGGAAAGACAACAATACTTAGGATGATAGCAGGTCTTGAAACACCGGATAAAGGTAAGATTATAATTAATGGCGTAAAAGTCAATGATGTGAAACCAGGTAAACGTGGGATAGGATTTGTATTTCAAAGTTATGCTTTGTTTCGCCACATGACTGTTTATGACAATATAGCATTTGGTCTTTCAATACAAAAAGTGGATAAGAAAATTATAAAAAATAGAGTTAATGAACTTATAGAACTTATTGGATTAAAAGGTCTTGAAAAGAGATATCCTGGTCAATTATCAGGTGGACAAAGACAAAGGGTTGCATTTGCAAGGGCACTTGCACCAAATCCTAAATTATTATTATTAGATGAACCTTTCGCAGCTATAGATGCAAAGGTAAGAAAAGAGCTTAGGAGATGGCTAAAAGAAACTATATCTAAGCTTGGAATAACTAGTATTTTTGTAACTCATGATCAAGATGAAGCAGTAGAGGTTGCAGATGAAATAATTATTACAAATAAAGGTCGTATAGAGCAAAAGGGAAGTCCAGTGGAAATTTATAAAAATCCTAAGACACCATTTGTAGCACAATTTATTGGAGAATCTAATCTAATAGAAGATTATACAAAATTTAAAGGATTTGAAGTGGAAGAAAAATTAAGTGAAACAAAAGCTATAATAAGACCGGAATTTATAGAAATTGCTAAAGATGATACAGAAATATTAACTCCACTTGCAGCAGAAAAGGGAATTGTAAAATCAATTTCATTTGGAGGTAATAATATTCAAATAGATGTACAAGTTGGAAATGAAATATTTAATGGATATAGAAGTTTAGAGCAGGAAGAGCTAAAGGTAGGTCAGGAAGTGCTTGTTTTAATTCATAGAGTATATACATTTAATGAAAAACAGGCAAAGGTTGTAGAAAATAGAATTAAATCAGAGCAGGTATCTGTAGTTATTTAG
- the cysW gene encoding sulfate ABC transporter permease subunit CysW, giving the protein MHKDENKILKYGLIGISVLFLILMLIVPLISIISEALSKGFDSYIKAVSDGYTIKAMNLTLIATIIATIMNTIFGICVAWTLTKFKFKGKNLLGTLIDLPFAISPVIAGLIFVLTFGKGGFLNSILVENNIKIIFAVPGIILATIFVTFPFVAREIIPLMNAQGTDEEEAAAMMGAGGFEIFRKITLPNIKWGLVYGIILCAARAMGEFGAVSVVSGHIRGKTNTLPLHIEILYNEYQFSAAFAVASILVIIAIIVLILRNIVEWKSNKEG; this is encoded by the coding sequence ATGCATAAAGACGAAAATAAAATCTTGAAATATGGATTAATAGGTATAAGCGTATTATTCCTTATATTAATGCTAATTGTTCCATTGATATCGATAATTTCAGAAGCTTTATCAAAAGGATTTGATTCATATATTAAAGCTGTTTCAGACGGATATACCATTAAAGCTATGAATCTTACATTGATAGCAACAATAATAGCAACAATAATGAATACTATATTTGGTATATGTGTTGCATGGACACTTACAAAGTTTAAATTTAAAGGTAAGAACTTACTGGGAACGTTAATTGACTTACCATTTGCTATTTCTCCAGTTATTGCAGGATTAATCTTCGTATTAACTTTTGGAAAAGGAGGTTTTTTAAATAGTATTCTAGTTGAAAATAATATAAAGATAATATTTGCTGTACCAGGAATAATATTAGCTACAATATTTGTAACATTTCCTTTTGTAGCAAGGGAGATAATCCCATTAATGAATGCTCAGGGAACTGATGAAGAAGAAGCAGCTGCTATGATGGGAGCAGGTGGATTTGAAATATTTAGAAAAATAACTCTTCCTAATATTAAATGGGGACTTGTTTATGGAATAATACTTTGTGCAGCAAGAGCTATGGGAGAATTTGGGGCTGTATCAGTAGTGTCAGGGCACATAAGAGGAAAGACAAATACTCTTCCATTACACATAGAAATCTTATATAACGAGTATCAGTTTTCAGCAGCTTTTGCTGTTGCTTCTATATTAGTTATTATTGCAATTATTGTTCTAATATTACGTAATATTGTGGAGTGGAAAAGTAATAAGGAGGGCTAG